The following proteins are encoded in a genomic region of Colletotrichum higginsianum IMI 349063 chromosome 9, whole genome shotgun sequence:
- a CDS encoding Cupin domain-containing protein, translating into MSIPIHTTPPDARTSYIIDQLEGERITIPGSKGVFRILASSKQTNGGIAVFSSGAVLSDAPGFHWHAEAHDVFLVTKGYLKLWNGDKCRIMGPGDFAYVPPKVVHNPELLGPHTETLGLVAPGDWIDFFRYVGEQYQGLIVPEHDDRDLKSLLIPKVMAAKDRFDVHFERNYAPPEVADWQDSENVLPAPLEPYFLRANTGPRYILGGVLSRPFINASQCGGKFSITSIESSKLYKDSPLARWLTFPTVDHCFCVQEGVLRVKLRESGAWTEVREGQTLLVSAGQAFTLGYGSRFVRAIVFTNGPGIEALIQNAGQPLSSFVLPEESVAWEEDKVKRASEALGVVTEAL; encoded by the exons ATGAGCATCCCCATCCATACCACACCCCCTGATGCCAGGACGAGCTACATCATCGaccagctcgagggcgagcgcATCACCATCCCCGGCAGCAAGGGTGTCTTCCGCATCCTCGCCTCTTCAAAACAGACAAAtggcggcatcgccgtcttctcgagTGGTGCCGTCTTGTCAGATGCCCCCGGCTTCCACTGGCATGCCGAGGCCCACGACGTCTTCCTCGTGACCAAGGGTTACCTGAAGCTATGGAACGGCGACAAGTGCCGCATCATGGGCCCCGGCGACTTCGCCTACGTCCCCCCT AAAGTCGTCCACAACCCCGAACTCCTGGGACCCCATACCGAGACCctgggcctcgtcgcgcCGGGCGACTGGATCGACTTCTTCCGCTACGTCGGCGAGCAGTACCAAGGGCTCATCGTGCCGGAACACGACGACCGCGACCTCAAGAGCCTGCTGATCCCCAAGGTCATGGCCGCCAAGGACCGCTTCGACGTGCACTTTGAGCGCAACTACGCGCCACCCGAGGTCGCCGACTGGCAGGACTCGGAGAACGTCCTCCCGGCGCCCCTGGAGCCCTACTTCCTCCGCGCCAACACGGGGCCCAGGtacatcctcggcggcgtgctcTCGCGGCCCTTCATCAACGCCTCGCAGTGCGGCGGCAAGTTCTCCATCACGAGCATCGAGTCGTCGAAGCTGTACAAGGACTCGCCCCTGGCGAGGTGGCTGACGTTCCCGACGGTGGACCACTGCTTCTGCGTGCAGGAGGGCGTGTTGAGGGTCAAGCTCAGGGAGTCGGGCGCGTGGACCGAGGTCAGGGAGGGCCAGACCCTGCTGGTCTCGGCCGGCCAGGCGTTCACGCTCGGATACGGCAGCCGTTTCGTGAGGGCCATCGTGTTCACCAACGGACCGGGCATCGAGGCCTTGATCCAGAACGCCGGCCAGCCGCTTTCAAGTTTTGTCCTGCCGGAAGAAAGCGTTGCGTGGGAAGAAGACAAGGTCAAGCGGGCGAGTGAGGCCTTGGGCGTCGTGACTGAAGCGTTGTAG